In Melanotaenia boesemani isolate fMelBoe1 chromosome 16, fMelBoe1.pri, whole genome shotgun sequence, the following proteins share a genomic window:
- the LOC121655927 gene encoding zinc finger protein ZIC 4-like, whose translation MKRTAAVARHNGLVSPLGNNNSGASSVAPAPPSKAATVPAPTDPGSGGGADGLLDFSKGPAVKTELICKWIDRTCSRQRLGRTATPVCDQTFSSMPELVDHVTSEHVAAGLESLSHVCMWDECLRGGKAFKAKYKLINHIRVHTGEKPFSCAFPNCGKMFARSENLKIHTRTHTGEKPFQCEFCERRFANSSDRKKHSQVHTASKPYDCKALGCTKSYTHPSSLRKHMKVHIKSSPTSDPQDLYSFIPPHLQQTNQAVLEPLDLKMNHFSPSLNNRNAHFPLLSGHNLALGSAGEADHKVLLRSSSPLAMPLDLSLSGLKSQLGQKHVSGRTPRRSQRSVNPALSPLSNIKEWYVCTRTTAPHFPLLHPDHIKSERSDEDEYVT comes from the exons ATGAAGCGGACGGCCGCGGTGGCCAGGCACAATGGCCTCGTCTCTCCTCTGGGGAACAACAACTCCGGGGCTTCCAGCGTCGCTCCAGCGCCTCCCAGCAAAGCTGCGACCGTCCCCGCTCCCACCGACCCCGGGTCCGGCGGGGGGGCGGACGGCCTGCTGGATTTCTCCAAAGGCCCGGCCGTCAAAACCGAACTGATTTGCAAATGGATCGACCGGACTTGTTCGAGACAACGGCTCGGGCGAACCGCGACCCCCGTTTGCGACCAAACTTTCAGCTCCATGCCCGAGCTCGTGGACCACGTCACCAGCGAGCATGTCGCCGCGGGGCTCGAGAGCCTCAGTCATGTCTGCATGTGGGACGAGTGTCTGCGCGGCGGGAAGGCATTCAAAGCCAAATACAAACTCATCAACCACATCCGCGTGCACACCGGGGAGAAACCCTTTTCATGCGCATTCCCCAACTGCGGCAAGATGTTCGCACGCTCCGAAAACCTGAAGAtccacacgcgcacacacaccg GTGAGAAGCCCTTCCAGTGTGAGTTCTGTGAGCGGCGCTTCGCTAACAGCAGTGACCGAAAGAAGCACTCGCAGGTCCACACCGCCTCCAAACCCTACGACTGCAAGGCTCTGGGCTGCACCAAGTCCTACACCCACCCCAGCTCCCTGCGCAAACACATGAAAGTCCACATCAAGTCCTCGCCTACCTCCGACCCCCAGGACCTGTACAGCTTCATTCCTCCTCATCTACAGCAGACAAACCAAGCTGTACTGGAGCCCCTCGACCTCAAAATGAACCACTTCTCTCCATCCCTTAATAACAGAAATGCTCATTTCCCTCTTCTCTCCGGCCACAACTTGGCTCTGGGCTCAGCCGGCGAGGCGGACCATAAGGTGCTGCTGAGGAGTTCGTCTCCGCTGGCGATGCCTCTGGATCTGTCCCTGTCTGGCCTGAAGAGTCAGCTGGGCCAGAAACACGTCAGCGGTCGGACTCCGAGAAGGAGCCAGCGCTCGGTGAACCCGGCCCTATCTCCGCTGTCTAACATTAAGGAGTGGTACGTCTGTACCAGGACTACAGCGCCACACTTCCCCCTTCTCCATCCAGACCACATCAAATCGGAACGCAGTGACGAGGATGAGTATGTCACGTAG